A stretch of the Flavobacterium aquiphilum genome encodes the following:
- a CDS encoding glycoside hydrolase family 140 protein, producing MNLKIKYVYAFCISFLFATQSGFSQSAKTNGALPKLKISKNHHYFVTEDGKPFFWLGDTGWLTFGKLDREGVNKYFQDRKAKGFNVVQIMVLHNINAVNVYGDKALVNEDVSKPITTPGSNFNNKEEYDYWDHVDYVLDVAQKNGIYVGMVPVWGTNVSKGDKVSKEQATKYAKFLADRYKNRTNIIWMNGGDTHGNEFMDIWNAIGNTLKTNNPDQLVTFHPFGRTDSSDDYHNASWLDFNMFQSGHRRYDQDSSKTAFKEDNYKFVHRDWDLKPTKPTLDGEPSYEGIPHGLHDTLQPLWKASDVRRYGYWSVLAGGAGYTYGHNAVMQMFRKGDKPAYGNKVFWYDAINAPGAGQMVYIKKLMLSFPYLERVPDQSLIANQGEKYDYLVATRGKNYALIYTYNGRKIAVNMGKIAGDKVTATWYNPSNGQKTKIGIFDNKGTKEFQPSGKKEDGNDWVLILTSNK from the coding sequence ATGAATCTGAAAATTAAATATGTATACGCCTTTTGTATTTCCTTTTTGTTTGCGACACAAAGCGGATTTTCGCAGTCTGCAAAAACAAACGGAGCTTTACCTAAACTCAAAATCTCCAAAAATCATCACTATTTTGTTACCGAAGACGGAAAACCTTTTTTCTGGTTGGGTGATACAGGTTGGTTGACTTTTGGAAAATTGGACAGGGAAGGTGTAAATAAATATTTTCAGGATCGAAAAGCAAAAGGGTTCAACGTGGTTCAAATTATGGTTTTGCATAATATCAATGCGGTGAATGTTTATGGCGACAAAGCTTTAGTAAATGAGGATGTTTCAAAACCGATAACAACTCCCGGTAGTAATTTCAATAACAAGGAAGAATACGATTATTGGGACCACGTAGATTATGTTTTGGATGTGGCACAGAAAAACGGAATTTATGTTGGGATGGTTCCGGTTTGGGGAACAAACGTTTCCAAAGGGGATAAAGTAAGCAAAGAACAAGCAACTAAATATGCGAAGTTTTTGGCTGACCGATACAAAAACAGAACCAATATTATCTGGATGAATGGTGGCGACACCCACGGAAACGAATTTATGGACATCTGGAATGCCATTGGAAACACATTAAAAACCAATAACCCTGACCAATTGGTGACTTTCCACCCTTTCGGAAGAACCGATTCTTCTGACGATTATCACAATGCATCTTGGTTAGATTTCAATATGTTCCAATCAGGTCACAGAAGATACGATCAGGATTCATCGAAAACCGCTTTCAAAGAAGACAATTACAAATTTGTTCACAGAGATTGGGATTTAAAACCAACCAAACCAACTCTTGACGGAGAACCATCTTACGAAGGAATTCCACACGGATTGCACGATACTTTGCAACCATTATGGAAAGCTAGTGATGTGAGACGTTATGGCTATTGGTCTGTTCTTGCTGGTGGTGCAGGTTATACTTACGGACATAATGCAGTGATGCAAATGTTTAGAAAAGGCGATAAACCCGCTTATGGAAACAAAGTGTTTTGGTACGATGCCATCAATGCACCTGGTGCGGGGCAAATGGTTTACATCAAAAAATTAATGTTGAGTTTTCCTTATTTGGAAAGAGTTCCGGATCAATCTTTAATTGCTAATCAAGGTGAAAAATACGATTATTTGGTAGCGACAAGAGGAAAAAATTACGCTTTGATTTATACTTATAATGGCAGAAAAATTGCCGTTAATATGGGGAAAATTGCAGGAGATAAAGTAACGGCAACTTGGTACAATCCAAGCAACGGACAAAAAACAAAGATTGGAATTTTTGATAATAAAGGGACCAAAGAATTTCAGCCTTCCGGCAAAAAAGAAGACGGAAACGACTGGGTATTGATTCTAACGTCAAACAAATAA